One window of Serinus canaria isolate serCan28SL12 chromosome 3, serCan2020, whole genome shotgun sequence genomic DNA carries:
- the YIPF4 gene encoding protein YIPF4, producing the protein MQPPGAQQPPLYAPSSGDFTFVSSADAEDLSGSIATPDVKLNLGGEFIKESTATTFLRQRGYGWLLEVEDDDPEDNKPLLEELDIDLKDIYYKIRCVLMPMPSLGFNRQVVRDNPDFWGPLAVVLFFSMISLYGQFKVVSWIITIWIFGSLTIFLLARVLGGEVAYGQVLGVIGYSLLPLIVIAPVLLVVGSFEVVSTRNKSKFLSFIENLVIFKSLS; encoded by the exons ATGCAGCCCCCGGGCGCTCAGCAGCCGCCGCTCTACGCGCCCAGCAGCGGGGACTTCACCTTCGTCTCCTCGGCGGACGCCGAAG ATCTTAGTGGTTCCATAGCAACTCCAGATGTTAAGCTGAATCTTGGAGGAGAATTCATCAAAGAATCTACTGCAACTACATTCCTAAGACAGAGAGGATATGGCTGGCTTCTGGAAGTGGAAGATGATGACCCAGAAGATAACAAGCCACTCTT GGAAGAACTTGACATTGATCTGAAGGATATTTACTACAAAATTCGATGTGTGTTGATGCCTATGCCATCTCTTGGGTTCAATAGGCAGGTAGTGAGAGACAATCCAGACTTTTGGGGTCCTCTGGCAGTTGTCCTCTTCTTCTCAATGATTTCATTATATGGACAATTTAAG GTTGTTTCTTGGATTATAACTATTTGGATATTTGGATCCTTGACAATTTTTTTACTAGCCAGAGTTCTTGGAGGAGAA GTTGCTTATGGCCAAGTTCTGGGTGTAATAGGATATTCCCTACTTCCCCTCATTGTCATAGCACCTGTACTTTTGGTGGTTGGATCATTTGAAGTTGTTTCTACCCGTAATAAAAGTAAGTTCTTATCATTTATTGAGAATTTAGTTATTTTCAAGTCACTTTCTTAA